One Owenweeksia hongkongensis DSM 17368 genomic region harbors:
- a CDS encoding T9SS C-terminal target domain-containing protein, translating into MKKHLLIYFLLLFSLKGFATHNRAGEITYESLGNNQYKITIATYTKDSAPADRCKLEINWGDGTSSILSRVNGVIDNSQGDCNGTRRGEIVGNDVRKNLYTGTHAYPNAGTYILSFEDMNRNSGISNIPQSVNKPFYVQSELKVAPGVGPNSSPVLTNPPIDDGCLNRRFEHNPGAYDADGDLLTYSLVLCRESGGATIPTTYDPNIVQAPVTIDSLNGDLIWDKPQNIGQYNFAIQITEWRQTGNGGYRQIGYVVRDLQVDIKSCNNNPPVIQPVGPFCVEAGQNLNFNITAIDPDSGPALPPATGTAYDEVTMTAFGGPFEVIFPADSVYARGLQNVTATFNWDAKCEHVRKLPYQVTFKAEDDPSARATNETKLVDLYTTEIQVVAPAPKNPQATGIKDAIDLSWDKSFCTDASGYKIYRREGTYGFVPDPCETGVPAYTGYKFHGETPHVDSLNFRDTTDLLNGVQYCYMVIAYFADSSESYASVEFCSSKQVESPLITNVDILNTDTQNGGIDIKWIAPPTIDSNTYPPPYSYKLYRADEIDGVNFVEVGNFPTITDTFYNDPTLNTQDRGYNYKVEFYSGSPAVLASTSDPASSVFLEVQPSDESNILRFRHFTPWQNDTFVVFRENPTGSAVFDSLDLSFSNTYIDTGLVNGDNYCYKALAIGQYTAPNTPGNLLNNSQIACGSPLDTNAPCPPIAQADTINCEEDELRLSWSLSTDSGCVNDITYFNVYYKPSRDGDFPAQPMFSNITNFYLDISNQSVAGCYAITAVDDAGSDPNGQPNESMISNVICVEACPLIDFPNVFTPNGDGNNDFFTAINYKDVAELNIQVFNRWGTMVYESDSPIDFFENGWDGSDINTGQPCSDGVYYYVAHYTPTAITEVQEQVDKGFVHLFRN; encoded by the coding sequence ATGAAGAAACACCTACTTATATATTTCCTTCTACTTTTTAGTCTAAAGGGATTTGCCACTCACAACCGTGCTGGTGAAATCACCTATGAGTCTCTAGGAAACAATCAGTACAAAATCACAATTGCTACCTATACCAAGGATTCAGCTCCTGCTGACCGTTGCAAGCTTGAAATAAACTGGGGAGATGGCACCAGTTCGATTTTAAGCAGAGTAAATGGAGTAATTGATAACAGCCAAGGGGACTGTAATGGAACAAGGAGAGGTGAGATAGTAGGCAATGACGTAAGAAAAAACCTTTATACAGGAACACACGCCTACCCTAACGCTGGAACCTATATTCTTTCTTTTGAAGATATGAACAGAAACTCTGGGATTTCAAATATCCCTCAATCTGTAAACAAACCTTTTTACGTTCAGTCTGAATTAAAAGTTGCCCCAGGGGTTGGCCCCAATAGCTCCCCCGTTCTTACCAATCCTCCAATTGATGACGGATGTCTCAACAGGCGTTTTGAACATAACCCTGGCGCCTATGATGCGGATGGAGATCTATTAACATACTCACTGGTTCTTTGCCGGGAATCTGGAGGCGCTACCATCCCTACAACCTATGACCCCAATATTGTTCAAGCACCAGTAACCATCGACTCACTAAACGGTGATTTGATTTGGGACAAACCACAAAATATTGGACAGTACAATTTTGCCATTCAAATTACCGAGTGGAGACAAACAGGCAATGGAGGTTATCGTCAAATAGGCTATGTGGTAAGAGATTTGCAAGTAGACATAAAGAGTTGCAACAACAACCCTCCAGTTATTCAACCCGTTGGACCGTTTTGTGTAGAAGCCGGTCAAAACCTAAACTTTAACATCACTGCAATTGACCCTGACTCTGGCCCCGCATTGCCACCAGCAACAGGAACCGCTTATGATGAAGTTACAATGACTGCCTTTGGTGGACCTTTTGAAGTGATTTTTCCTGCTGACTCTGTTTATGCCAGAGGGTTACAAAATGTTACCGCCACTTTTAATTGGGATGCCAAATGTGAGCATGTTCGAAAGCTTCCTTACCAAGTTACCTTTAAAGCCGAGGATGACCCAAGTGCAAGGGCTACTAATGAAACCAAGTTAGTAGATTTATACACTACCGAAATTCAAGTCGTAGCTCCAGCTCCTAAAAACCCGCAAGCAACGGGAATAAAAGATGCTATTGACCTAAGCTGGGATAAAAGCTTTTGTACGGACGCCAGTGGTTACAAAATTTATAGGCGAGAAGGAACTTATGGCTTTGTTCCCGATCCTTGTGAAACGGGCGTTCCCGCTTATACTGGCTATAAATTTCATGGCGAGACACCGCATGTGGACTCTCTCAACTTTAGAGATACTACTGACTTACTAAATGGTGTACAGTATTGCTACATGGTGATAGCCTATTTTGCTGATAGCTCAGAAAGCTATGCATCAGTAGAGTTCTGCTCATCCAAACAAGTAGAATCACCCCTAATCACCAATGTCGACATTCTAAATACAGACACTCAAAATGGTGGGATAGATATTAAATGGATTGCACCACCAACCATTGACAGCAATACTTATCCCCCTCCCTACAGCTATAAACTTTATCGGGCAGACGAGATTGACGGAGTGAATTTTGTGGAAGTAGGAAACTTTCCCACCATTACAGATACATTTTATAATGACCCCACACTGAACACACAGGATCGTGGTTACAACTATAAAGTAGAATTTTACTCTGGCTCACCTGCGGTTTTGGCTTCCACTTCCGACCCTGCTTCTTCGGTGTTTCTTGAGGTGCAACCCAGCGATGAATCCAACATCCTTCGCTTCCGACATTTCACCCCTTGGCAAAATGACACTTTTGTGGTATTTCGTGAAAACCCAACGGGCAGTGCAGTTTTTGACAGCCTAGACCTTTCCTTTAGCAATACATATATTGATACTGGCTTGGTAAATGGTGACAACTATTGCTATAAAGCTTTGGCCATAGGACAATACACGGCACCAAACACCCCAGGTAATTTGCTAAACAACTCACAAATTGCCTGTGGCTCTCCATTAGATACTAATGCTCCTTGCCCTCCCATCGCACAAGCTGACACTATAAATTGTGAAGAGGATGAACTGCGGTTATCCTGGAGCCTAAGCACAGATTCTGGATGTGTGAATGACATCACCTATTTTAATGTGTATTATAAACCCTCCAGAGATGGAGACTTCCCTGCACAGCCGATGTTTTCAAATATCACCAACTTTTATCTGGATATTTCCAATCAATCTGTAGCTGGATGCTATGCCATCACTGCTGTAGATGATGCCGGAAGCGACCCCAATGGTCAGCCTAACGAAAGTATGATTAGCAATGTGATTTGTGTAGAAGCGTGTCCGCTAATTGATTTTCCAAATGTATTTACACCTAACGGAGATGGTAACAATGACTTTTTCACCGCCATTAATTATAAAGATGTAGCTGAACTAAATATTCAAGTGTTTAACCGCTGGGGAACTATGGTATATGAAAGCGACAGCCCAATAGACTTTTTTGAAAATGGCTGGGATGGTTCAGATATAAATACTGGCCAGCCTTGCTCTGATGGGGTGTATTATTATGTTGCCCATTATACTCCCACAGCAATTACAGAAGTACAAGAGCAAGTTGACAAGGGCTTTGTACATTTGTTCCGAAATTAA
- a CDS encoding leucyl aminopeptidase family protein, whose product MNIRAAKSAEATESSVYIYSEIKELESLNLSKSELAYVEDSAKDEARNISRINRFPAFLYLVKVSSKKLAKEQFQEKLRMEGVKCFKMLASQKTKVVSVSSLSANENAYYLAEGLALGAYQFLKYFSDKEKRHHGLEEIILHGISDERVTELQATTNGVYAARNLVNEPLSYLTAVQLAEEASKLGKEKGFKVEVMNKKKIETLKMGGLLAVNRGSIDPPTFSILEYTPENATNEKPLVLVGKGVVYDTGGLSLKPTAGSMDSMKSDMGGAAAVIGAMSAIAEAKLPVKVIGLIPATDNRPGEIAYVPGDVITMYDGSTVEVLNTDAEGRMILADALAYAKKLNPALVIDLATLTGAAAVAIGKFGVVAMGTAGQEAMNRLDNSGKEVYERIAQFPFWDEYNDLLKSTIADVKNIGGREGGAITAGKFLERFTDYPWIHLDIAGPAFLGSDDSYRLQGGTGVGVRMLFDFVKSMA is encoded by the coding sequence ATGAACATTAGAGCAGCCAAGAGCGCAGAAGCTACAGAAAGCTCAGTCTACATATATTCTGAAATAAAGGAACTAGAATCTTTGAACCTTTCCAAGAGCGAATTAGCTTATGTTGAAGATTCAGCTAAAGACGAAGCTCGAAATATTTCAAGAATCAACAGATTTCCTGCATTTCTTTATTTGGTAAAAGTATCAAGCAAAAAGCTTGCTAAAGAACAGTTTCAGGAAAAATTAAGAATGGAAGGTGTGAAGTGCTTCAAAATGTTGGCTTCGCAAAAAACAAAAGTGGTTTCGGTTTCTAGCCTTTCGGCAAATGAAAACGCATACTATCTGGCGGAGGGATTGGCTTTGGGAGCTTACCAGTTTCTAAAATACTTTTCTGATAAAGAAAAGCGCCATCACGGTTTAGAAGAAATTATACTACACGGAATTAGTGATGAAAGAGTAACTGAGTTACAGGCCACAACTAATGGTGTGTACGCTGCTCGAAATCTAGTAAACGAGCCTTTAAGTTATTTAACGGCAGTTCAGTTAGCTGAAGAGGCTTCTAAACTCGGAAAAGAGAAAGGCTTCAAAGTAGAGGTGATGAACAAGAAGAAAATCGAAACCCTTAAGATGGGTGGGCTTCTTGCTGTAAATCGCGGAAGTATTGACCCTCCTACTTTTTCTATTTTGGAGTACACCCCAGAAAACGCCACTAACGAAAAGCCATTAGTTCTTGTTGGTAAAGGTGTGGTATACGATACAGGTGGTTTGAGCCTTAAGCCAACTGCTGGGTCTATGGATAGTATGAAGAGTGATATGGGTGGAGCCGCAGCGGTAATCGGTGCAATGTCTGCTATTGCCGAAGCAAAACTTCCTGTAAAAGTTATTGGACTTATTCCAGCAACGGACAATCGACCTGGCGAAATTGCTTACGTGCCAGGCGATGTGATTACTATGTATGATGGCAGTACCGTTGAGGTGTTGAATACCGATGCCGAAGGAAGAATGATTTTGGCAGACGCACTGGCTTACGCCAAAAAGTTGAACCCAGCATTGGTAATTGATTTAGCCACACTTACCGGAGCGGCAGCTGTGGCGATTGGCAAATTTGGAGTTGTGGCCATGGGAACGGCAGGTCAAGAAGCAATGAATCGTTTGGATAATTCTGGTAAAGAAGTGTACGAGCGTATTGCTCAGTTTCCTTTTTGGGATGAATACAATGACTTGTTAAAATCTACTATTGCCGATGTGAAAAATATTGGTGGTCGCGAAGGCGGGGCGATTACGGCTGGAAAGTTCCTGGAGCGTTTTACTGATTATCCATGGATACATTTAGATATTGCCGGTCCTGCGTTTTTGGGTAGTGATGATAGCTACCGTTTGCAAGGAGGAACCGGAGTTGGTGTGAGAATGTTGTTTGATTTTGTAAAATCTATGGCATAA